A stretch of DNA from Penaeus chinensis breed Huanghai No. 1 chromosome 1, ASM1920278v2, whole genome shotgun sequence:
TACGGGTTTTGGAGCGTGACAGATCTTGGCAGAATTGTTAGTATCGAAGATCGGAAGAAACGGTGGGGAGGATATGCGTGTGAAATGACCCCGTGTCTGGAGTGCTTCGGACCGGCTTGCAACATGAAGCAACTTTCAGTAGGGTTGGGGGCAATGGTggtgggtgtgggtagggggtcgggggggggaggcgtggagactttttttctgtctttttatatttttttttcctcttacgtcattttgttttttgatgagagatggagggtggCTAAAAAAAAACGGGGGTCAGCGTATCTTTAATTAATCGAGTGTAGATAATGTGTagctaagggggggagggaggagtttaGGGGGGgtgttgaaggggggagggagggagatggggacacttcatcatcatcatcatgaggatCATTCATCAAGGTTTCTCTCACAGAACTCATTACCAGACTCATTAGCGACGTGGGAGAAAGTATTCTTGTTTAGCGCCGCCCGAACCTCCATCAGTAGAGTATTGTTGTATCGCGTTCTACCTCTATCTACACCACACATCTCTGAATCTAGTTCACCTCCGTTATCTGAGTCACCTCCGTTATCTGGAAGAGAAGCAGGTCAGAGTTCACACAcggctcccaccccctcccctctccttccctctccccctgcttttccctccttccctccttccctccctttccctccttccctcttccccttctccctcttttcgtgTCGTGGTGAGGTCGTTATGGTGTCTCGCGTGTATTATGTTTTGAGAGAAGTTTGTCGCTGATTCTCGACAGCTGTGACGTCGGATCGTTAATTAATCTACCGTGTCGATACTAAGGTAGAAAGCTACACTTTACTTAAACGAGATTTAttcaaaaagtgagaaaaagggagacaaacgTTTCGAAATCCTACCAGAGCTTCATCTTCAGGTATCTTCAGGTCATCAAGTGTTTGATCTGAAGGTCagatccaggaggatttcgaaactgttgtctcacctttttttatgaatctttttgtgtatagttttttttttcgtaacatCTTTGACCTTGGGACTGTCTAGTGAGAGAATCAGTCGCAGAAATCTCAGTggctgtatgcgtgtgtgcgtgtttttagaTGCTTGGGAAATCTCATTATATGGAAGAAAAACAGACtacatagaaaaacaaaaagaagcttTATATAGAGACTAAAGAGTATCTACTGCTTTTGGTTTAAAGTATTCGTCAATTTTTTGAGTTAAGGTTTCACTACATGGCACCGCAACCAAACTAAAGTAAAGCAAATACGTGTCtacatgtgtggatatgtgtgtatgtgagggagagagagagagagagagagagagagagagagagagagagaaggggggggcggggagggagaggatgtgtgcgtatgtgtgcgtgttaaaGCATCAGCCTCTCGCACCCACCGTAATATGGTCCGGAGGAAGATGCGCAGTTCGCAGCGGCGTTCAGCGACCTCACATCACTGCGCACGCTGTTGATGTGTTGTGTCCAGCTGTGTCCTCCTGCGTAGGAGCTGAAGAGGTTACTGGTGCTGCCGCTCCAGCCGCCGGACGCGAGAGACGCCGAGGACTCCTTACTGTTGCCGTGCAGGACCTCTCGAGATCCCCAGCGGCGGGAGACGCTGGCGTTGTCACCGTAGAAGGTCCTCGACTCCTTGATGCTAGAGGCACGCTCGAGACGACGGGACACGCGGATGCTGTCGCTGAAGGACGAGCGGTCGTCCTTGACGGACTGCGACCtgcggcgggagggagagggacatgtCAAGCGCGACTGGGCCTTTGTGTGGCTGGCACCCTATTTTCCTGCGTGAAGGACTCGGTGCCTCGTCTCCATTTATCTTAATTTTGACCTGTTCGCGAAATTCGAGATCTTCCGcggccttttttcttccttctctccctttttcaaaccctctgcctcccctttccccctttccctcttcattgCAAACCCTCTGCCtacactctccctccccactccccttctttaaacccccatcctcctccccactttccctcccccattcccctccctcggcccttccccccttcccctcgcctccctccctcggcgcttcccccgcctccttccctcgcccccccctacctctccattCGCCTGATGCGCTGCGCCTCATAGATGTCCCCGGCGGCGTCGTCGTCCTTGCTGAAGGACTCCGGCGGAGACGGCGCAGGTCCCTTGTTGTGGCGCGCTGGGGCTGAGGTCCTGCCCTTCGACGTGGCGGGCTGCTCCAGGGGCGCGGTGCTCCGAAGGGGGGGCGGCTGGAGCGCGGCCTCACACATGGTCTGGAAGGCGAGGCGCGACGTGAGTCATCTGCGAGGACTTGGGCTTTTCGTCATGAATAAGGGTTGTGGAGCCTCTTAATCAATTAGGTAATTAATAAGTAAAAGGTAGCCTTTGAATCTCTCCTAGgctttgtctatgtatatttctattaatctatgtctgcacacaaacacgcacgcacgcacacacgcactcacacacacacacacacacacacacacacacacacacacacacacacacacgcacacacacacacatacacacatatacacacatacacacacacaaacattacagACGAAACTATGCTTTACCTGATGGCTTCGAAACTTATCAGGAGAGAACACCTGTTTGCAGAATTCACAGGGTATCAACTCCTCGATCTCCTTGGACATGTGGCCGTTCATCATGGTTTTGCTGTCGAACTTGATGACGCCGTTCACGTATCCGTTTGCCAGCGTCTTCTCCTGCGCGGGCGTGGGCGAGGTCGTGGGCGGCGGGCTGGTGGCCTTGTTGTTCATGAAGGCCTTCTCCCACGGCGTCGGACTCTTGATGTAGCCGTTGATGTTGGCCGTGGGCGAGGGGGACGCCTTCTGCTGCAGGTTGGGCACGTTGGGCAGGTTGGGCGGCGTCTGCGGGGGAGGAGGAGCCCGGTACTTGTGCGGGTTCTTGATGAAGACTGTCTCCGCGTGCTCCTGCGCCGGCTGAGGGGACGTGGACGGCTGCTTCGTCTGTGTGTCGGGGACGGAGGACTGTGGCGACGCGGTTTTCTGTGATGCTGTGGTTGGctgcggggaggaagaggaaggctgCGTCGAGACTGGGGTCTCGATGTCTGGACTCGGGCGGTGTGCGGGCAGCTGTGTCGCCGAGCGGCTGGTGATGACTGGCTGCACCTGCGTCGCGTCTTCGTCAGCGCCAGTGTCTTCCAGAGGAGCTGTGTTGGAGCGCGTGTACCCCCTTCTGCTGCCCGAGATGCTGCGCCACGAGAAGATGGCTGAGGACAGGAGGCGGCCACGTCTTGGCCGCATGAAGGGGCCGTCCTCGTCCTCGTAGTCGTACTCGAGGTCGGTCGTCGGGGTGTCCGGGGGTGCCAGCTCGGGCGTGGCACTGATGGCCGGCACGGGCGAGGCCGAACTGCTGGTGGAGGGCGTGGTTGAGACGGAACTACTGCTCATGGATCCGCTGCTGACGGAGCTGTTGCTCGTCGAACTCGAGGGCGCCGGGCTGACGCTGAAGGGCCGGTTGCTGCCCGCGCTCTGGCACGACACGACGACCGACGGCTTCTGgtcgacgatggtgatggtggtggtgggcggCGGGCTGACGGGCGGCGGGCTGATCGAGGGCGGACAGCTGGGCGGAGGACTGGTGGGCGTGCTCACCGGGCTGACGCGAGATGTGTCCCTCGAACTCCTCCATCCTGAGGAGTAGCTCCTTGAGGGGCCCGGGGAGGCAGGAGTGGGACTTCTCCTCGAAGAGCTGGACGACTGGCTCCGGGGCGGGACGGGCGCGGGGCTCTTGGAGGGCGCCGTGGCTTTCCTGGGCGGCGCGCACACCGGCGTCGGGGTCCTgccgggggtggggggcgtgggggCGGGACTCCTTCTCGGCGAGGACGAGGCTGTGCCCTGGATCCTGGACTGGATCGAGGAGGACTGGACAGAGGACGTCTCAACGGTAGTGCTCGAGGAGGTGGTGGTCGTGATTCCGGAGGAGGAGGTCGTGGACGTGCTAGAGCTCATGGCGGCTGCGGCTGCCGCTGCCGCCGCGCGCTGGGCGATGCGCGAGGCACGAGGAAGCTGCGTCTCGTTCTGTTCGCAGCTGGTCTGGTGCCGCATGAGGTCGCGCTCGGCGAACATCTCGTCGCAGAACTCGCACGGAAGCATCACGGGCGCCTCGCGACGAATGGCgggctgaaagaaaaaaaaaattggtttgtgCGCCTGtagcatcatgatcattattcgaGCATGGTCCCATGACTACAGGCGGGCCTGTCATGAGAGAGATACTTACTCCGTCTTCCTTGAAGGACACTCTCTTCTTGAGGCCGGCATTCTTGGGCCGAGCGCCTGTGCTGAGGGCGCTGCCACTGTTGCTGGTGCTGCTGGAGGAGGCGTTAGAATCGCTCGAGGATTTACTGATGGGTGTACTCCTgctggaagaagaggacgacgacgacgacgacgagttTGTGACAGTGCGAGGAGACGCCGGGGGACGCCGGGAGCTCCTGCGAGACCTTGGCGAATCAGAATCCTCCGAATCACTGCTGTCGGAAGAGCTGTCCTGCtgtggaacgagagagaaaaaagtcaacGCGATCCTATTGTCTAAAGTCCGATCGAGGCGTCAAAATGCATGCAAAAGAGTAGTCGGAAGAACGGCTTGAATGGACACCTACCGCACGCTCTGGCATGGAGAGGGACCTCCTGAAGGTCGGTCGGTGCTTCTTGTTGAACTCTGAAGGAGGCAGATCGTCCTCGGCCTTGGCAAGCTGGAAGGCAAGCCACCTGTCGTACTGTTCTTGAGTTGCGTTCGCTGGCGGCTGGACGTCACGAGAGCCTgcgtgggggaaaggagaggtgagaCGAGGATAAAGAGAAACGGAAATAAGATCACGTATTTGTTTAGTTTGAAATGAAAGGTCTGCGCTTTCGCCCTTTATCGTATCTTACCGCTTGAACGAGAGGAACTTGACGAGGACGAGACGGAGGCCGAGACGGATGACATGACCGCTGTCGTCTCAAGGGCGAGAGAGGTCGGCCTCCGAGGACGAGCACCGTTGGAGTACGACGAGTAAGAAGAGCTCGAGGCCGTGGTTGAGGACGAGGATTCGGAGGAGGAGGTAGTTGTCGCGGAGGTAGATGAGGAGTTGGCCACGGACCGGCTACTCACGGAGGAGGACGTTTTGCTGGAGGTCGACGACGAAACCGAGGTGGACCTCGAGGTTTCGGAGGAGATGGAGCTGGAGGTCGACACGGAGGAGGCTGGCGGAGGCTTAGACACAGagctggtggtggaggtggaggtggtgcgCGCTGTGGACGCCGTGGTGGAGGTGGTCGTGGCggtggcggaggtggaggaagacgaCGAGGTGGACTTGGACGAGGAGCAGCAGCAGTCGTCGTCCTTGGAGTCTGTATCCTTGCAGGAATCCTTGCAGGACTCGGAGCCGGAGTAGGGAGTGTAGGACGGAGGCGTGTGCGTGTTGGCGGGGCGCTGGTACCTGTAGGACGTGGAGGACGTGCGACTCGACAGGAGGGCGGACACCATGtctgggagggagagagcgaggcggtGTCAGCGGGgatctttctctgttttgttctctctctttctctctacttctcttctctttcgttttatttatttcttctctttctctgtttctctctatctttgtttctctctctctctctttgtttctctctctctctctttctctctctctctctctctctctctctctctctctctctctctctctctctctctctctctctctctctctctctctctctctctctctctctctctctctctctctctctctctctctctctctctctatctctctctctctctctctctctaaccttcatttatctattcatccatctatcgatctatctatcgacctacatatctacctatctatccatctatctatctctctctctatatatatattttcttctctccccattcattcattcaatgaCATAAACTTCCAAACATTATCATACGAATCTCCCGTCCCAAGCGCACCCCACTCACCATCATAGTCCTGTGTGGTTCGAGCAACGCGTCGCGAGGAACTGCTGAATGAGGATGAGGTCCTGCTCGGGACGCTGTGACTTCGCTGGGTTTTCTTCTCTCGAGGTTTATTGACGTAGTTCTTAATAATGTCTTCCTCGCGACAGAATCTGTGGGTGGGAAGGTTGAGTCCGTGAGGGTTGATCATAAAGCAAggttggaagagggaaaggatggaaagtgtgtgtgtgtgtgtgtgtgtgtgtgtgtgtgtgtgtgtgtgtgtgtgtgtgtgtgtgtgtgtgtgtttgtgtgtttgtgtgggtgtgtgtgtttgcgtgtttgtttgaatgtgggcctgtttgtttgcatgtacgtatatgcgtatatccACTTGTTTTATTAAACCACTAACAAAAATAGACTCACCTAATGTCCATGAGCATATCCCGAGGAATGTCTCTCCTACAGATGGCGCAGTTCTTGGTGGTGTTGGCGATGCCCTTGACGCACACCATGCAGAAGGTGTGGCCGCACTCTAGCACGAGGGGCAGGGTCACGGGGCCCAGGCAGATGGGGCACTCCGACCCCTCTTCGTCAGAGCTGTTTTCCTGGTCTGATGTGAAGAGAAAACGTAGCTCAGAATCAGTCAAATTGTGATAGATATGTTGAAGTTAAGATCTCGCTGAAGTGGACCTGAATTTCAGATACTAAGTAAGATTATGGTTATCATGTCTACGATGCGTTTTTTCGTcctataaattgtatatatattgattcctatgtgtatgtatatcattatccaTTTGAAGGTACCATTAACAAACAGCATAGTATTTTCATAGTTAAACATGGCATTTCCCATTTGAAAGTATCAGCAACAAACAGCATAGCACTTCCATAGTATTTCCCACTCGAAAGTCATATTACCAACAACATAGCATTCTCATAGTTAAGCATAGTATTTCCCACTGAAGAACACCATGAACAACCACTAATAACGTCCTAATACTCACCCTTCTCATCGGGCGTGAGGTACTTGTGATCATACTCATAGTGGAACTGGAGGTGTTTGAACTGAACATACTTCGTGCAGCCCTTGCAGAGTTCCGTCCGAGACTCACAGTAGTCGATGTGGCGCTGGAACTCCTGGGCGATCACCTCCAGCTCGCAGTGTTGGCACTTCATGAGGCGTCGCGGGCACTCCTCCTtctgcggggagagagagggacgacgtAGGTTTAAAAAAAGGGGATTGTCGTCTTttagaagagaatggggaggcccaaagaataaaaatgtttttttttttttttctttctttgtggcgGGGAAGATTTAACATCCATCTCTAAATCCTCCATCTGCAGGAGAactgagaaaacaaaaacagcttGCGATTTTCTTGAGAAGAAAAAAGCGTTTGAAATTGCGCCTTAAGACACAAGTTGAGGACGCGCTTCACTCCATCCCTATGCTCTGATCTCAGCCACATCAGCTGTGCCTCCGCTTGGGAAAtaagaggagcggggggggggggggcggaagtatgaagaatgaggaagaatgacacagaaagaaaaagagaaagaaaaaaaaatgtaggaaaaaaaTCTGTCTCATACCGCGGTCCCATAAATCGAGCAGAGAAggttaaccccccctcccttcttcttctcccccccttctccatccccccctcttcaccccgtCCAGACACGTGCTTTGAAACGACTTTGGTCTGAATATCCCATTTCCTAGGACGACCTTGTGCTCTGAAGTGGCCCCTTTTCCCGTTTCCTtgaaatagttttatttttgttttttttaatgagacaTTTTATATCCCTCTACCTACTCTCCTATGCTATTTCCTCCCACGTCTGGTTTTGCATAAATAGCCAACACTCTATGGAAAAtggcagagagaaaaggaaacaagaagagtGTACAAATTGAGAGCCGGACGGATTGGCACAGTGCCTCGTGACGTCAGCCCTAGCCTAGTTGCTTCCCTCGGGTTTAGAGGCTCACGGCAAGAGTACAGACTTTCCCGCGATGTCACCCGGGCTAGAAACTGTGACATTATTCTATGCCGTTCATCAAATACCCTATCTAGGTCTTAATATAGTCTCTATCGCGTCGTCTGTAGTTCACGATGCTAGACATGTGCTTATAGAACAAAATGCTATCTAATAAATTCGAAAGGAAGGCTTTTTAAGCTCTCATTAAACAGTGAATTGGCTCAAGACTCCATTGCTATGATGATCAAGTGGTTGTCCTTAAGGAAGTAATTTTAGATCGCTTGCATCAACCACCACCACACAATATACGAGAGCCTGACGAGTCTTGCGAGAGAGATAATATGACGCGCCCATTCAGAGAAGCTTCTAGTTATTCAAGACTCAAAATCGCGTAATGATACCAGCTTGGAACTTGGAGGGCCGAGAGAGAGCTATTAAGAGTTAAAAAGCTAAAAAGTCAAAGCTATTGATAGTTATTAAGCCACCGTTCGGGCTATTTTATTCGCAGACTATAAGCTGTATTCCAAAATACCTGTTTCTCGTTTGTTTAATTACGAAAGATTTTTCTACATTAAGGAAGACGTGCGGCCGAGggttatatgcataaatatttaatcATAAGTTTACATAAAGGAAGAATATTTTGTGTAAGAGAaaatacatgaattatatatatatatatatatatatatatatatatatatatatatatatatatatacatacagaaacatgcaATTTCAAATTTGtagatgtacgcacacacacacaaacacacactttctgtctgtctctgtctctctctctccatttccccccccccccccctctctctctctctctctctctctctctctctctctctctctctctctctctctctctctctctctctctctctctctctctctctctctctccctctctctctctctctctctctctctctccctctctctctctctccctctctctctctctctctctctctctctctctttctctctctctctctctctctctcgctctctctctttctctctttctctctctctctcgctctctctcccactctcaccatTTCTCTCACACATCCGATAAAACAAGGtcattaagggaaaaaaataaatataccatATTTCTTTTCTACATCGCCAATATGAGACGACCGAATGAAGGACCAAATCTAAATCTTCTTCAACAACTAAATAGAAATGGGAACAAAGTAGACATCGATAAATTTACGTGGGATAAGACTGGGCCAGCGGCGGTCGAGCCAAAATTTGGGTTAGTGGGGAGTGGAGCAGAGGCAGGAGTACTACGGGAcaaagtgtgtgaaagagagagagagagagagagagagagagagagagagagagagagagagagagagagagagagagggagagagggagagagggagagatagagagagagagagagagagagaaagagatagagagagagagagagagagagagagagagagagagagagagagagagagagaaagagagagtgagagagagagaaagagagagagagagagagagagagagagagagagagagagagagagagagagagagagagagagagagagaggagggggaaggtgtagTGAATGTcgcgctggtgtgtgtgtgtgtgtgtgtgtgtgtgtgtgtgtgtgtgtgtgtgtgtgtgtgtgtgtggcgggggtgcCTGGGAATGCCATGTAAACGCCATGTCGTGCCGAGCGAAGGTCCTGTTTATGTCTCACAACACATAAAATCACGTGGCCAGTATCCGCtgaacttcctccttcccccctcacacacacacagacacacacacacaccatctactctctctctctctcgtcatctcgctcttctctcttcgtctctctctctcagtctctctctcgcctcatctctctctctctcatctctctctctcgtctttctttctcacgactcctcacccccccccccccccaacagacaCACGCCCCGAACCTGACCAATATAACGGTGATCGCACGCGCTACGGGCACGGGTAAGCGAGAGGCCCCGAGTCTGGCACCCTAGCGTTGGCACTGCCCCCCGAGACCGCAGCTTCCTCAAGGCCGGCCGGAGCTCAGAGCCAACACATGCCGACTCAAGCGTCCTCCTCCACGGGCGGCCGCTACACAGGGACACCAACAACAAATTCACGACCTTGAGGCACAGTCCCAGGTAGTTCAGTCATGCTCGTGTTGCGGTCTAAGttgtcctctgtctgtctgtctggctgtctgtctgtctggctggctgtctgtttgtttgtccttctgtctatctctttctttttttctttttttctttctctttctcctttttcgttctctttctctttttctttctctttctctttctctttctctttctctttctctttctctttctctttctctctttctcttctctcttctctctctctctctcttctctctctctctctctctctctctctctctctctctctctctctctctctctctctctctctctctctctctctctctctctctctctctcgctctctctctctctctctcctctcgctctctctctctctctctctctctctctctctctctctctctctcctctctctctctctctctctctctctctctctctctcctctctctctctctctccctcgctctctctctctctctctctctctctctctctctctctctctctctctctctcctctctctctctctctctctctcctctctctctctctctcctctctctctctctctctctctctctctctcactctctctctcctctctctctctctctctctctctctctctctctctctctctctctctctctctctctctctctctctctctcttctctctctctctctctctctctctctcctctctctctctctctctctctctctctccctctctctctctctctctctctctctctctccccccctttctctctctctctctctctctctctctctctctctctctctctctctctctctctctctctctctctctctctctctctctctctctgtgtctgtctctctctctctctttctgcctctgtatatatatatatatatatatatatatatatatatatatatatatctatacacacacacacacacacagacatatatatatatatatatatatatatatatatatatatatatatgtatatatatatataaatatatgtaaatatatatatattctctctctctctctctctctctttctctgtctctgtgtgtgtatgtttgtgttgtatgtctgcctctctagttctttgtctgccagtctgtctgtctatttgtctgtataagtatatatatatatatatatatatatatatatatatatatatatatatatatatatatgtgtgtgtgtgtgtgtgtgtgtgtgcgtgtatatttatatatatatatatatatatatattatataatatatatatatatatatatgtatatatatatatatatatgcatacatatatatatatatatatatatatatatatatatttatatatatacatatatatagatatacataaatatacacacatatatatatatatgtgtatgtgtgtgtgtgtgtgcgtgcgtgtgtgtgtgtgtgtggtgtgtgtgtgtgtgtgtatccatatacccATACCACCGATAGGAAACTCTTACGCTACAGATAGACTGAAGTTGGAAAACGCGTCACTTCCTGAAGCCTCGGCGACGGGCCGGAAAAGCACACGTGAAACCTCGAGAAGAGATGCTAAATAAAAGCCAAAAAAAGAGAGGGTGACAGAGTACGGGAATGCCAGAGACAAGgatgcgaaggaggagagagaaagaaaatagaagcgagagataggagagagagagagagagggagggagaggaaatagaacGAGAGCCAAGAAGAACAGTTAACCTCATTTGTTTGTACCATCATttgttctcttatctttttttttttccttcaaagaaTGCGTTTGTTTAGGTCATTGAgtctgaggaagaaggagaagaagaagaaaggaaaatgacgtAAGGAAAATGCCACCAATCTGAGCCATGATGAAAAGTCCTGCGCAAGACCGTACATCTCTCCGTTATACATCATACATCGCCCTACGATAGCATTAATGTTAATCAAAATAACAGAAGTAAATTCCCTGTGTTGACACGTGGATCAAAAACAAGATTcttaatgaaaagggaaaaatgatagACAGAACGAGGTCACGGCGAGTTCAGGTCTTGaatcataaacaaacagacgagACAAAGGACACTGGATTCCTCTCTTTTCAATtaaacaataattgataataaataacgcctaaaaaaatacgaaaacaagagaaaataaaacccctctaataagaaaataaaaactagaatgaaattaaatgacaaaggagacagagaaatcaAATTTAATATATCtttcctcaaaaagaaaaaaaaaagaagaaatcactCACAACCCTAATTGTTCTTGGAAAAAGAGATTGCAGTGACTAAGATGGAATGAAAAGATTGATGCCGACGTGAAAATAAGGAATTTGCAGTGTGAGTCACCAAATTTTACGTCGGGGAAAgttttaaaataaacaaacaaaaaagtaaatttaagaatggtgaaatcaggtgaaagaaaataaaaaagaaagaaaaagaaaatatattaatatatatatatatataaataaaaataaatatatatatatatatatattacctcgaTTTTTAAAAAACCCGTAATTTTCGTTCGCTCTTATTGTAAAAATGCCTGAAATTTATTATATGAACTTAAATAGAAACTACATGTATACGACTGTACTATCATTGTACTTCCACAAATTTCC
This window harbors:
- the LOC125026385 gene encoding serine-rich adhesin for platelets-like; translated protein: MGEDTRYCGNCKREVSAKNFTVHSVHCQRNIAVCTLCSEPVPRSNYQQHVETSHKSIQCPKCEAQLEPLQLFAHEKEECPRRLMKCQHCELEVIAQEFQRHIDYCESRTELCKGCTKYVQFKHLQFHYEYDHKYLTPDEKDQENSSDEEGSECPICLGPVTLPLVLECGHTFCMVCVKGIANTTKNCAICRRDIPRDMLMDIRFCREEDIIKNYVNKPREKKTQRSHSVPSRTSSSFSSSSRRVARTTQDYDDMVSALLSSRTSSTSYRYQRPANTHTPPSYTPYSGSESCKDSCKDTDSKDDDCCCSSSKSTSSSSSTSATATTTSTTASTARTTSTSTTSSVSKPPPASSVSTSSSISSETSRSTSVSSSTSSKTSSSVSSRSVANSSSTSATTTSSSESSSSTTASSSSYSSYSNGARPRRPTSLALETTAVMSSVSASVSSSSSSSRSSGSRDVQPPANATQEQYDRWLAFQLAKAEDDLPPSEFNKKHRPTFRRSLSMPERAQDSSSDSSDSEDSDSPRSRRSSRRPPASPRTVTNSSSSSSSSSSSRSTPISKSSSDSNASSSSTSNSGSALSTGARPKNAGLKKRVSFKEDGPAIRREAPVMLPCEFCDEMFAERDLMRHQTSCEQNETQLPRASRIAQRAAAAAAAAAMSSSTSTTSSSGITTTTSSSTTVETSSVQSSSIQSRIQGTASSSPRRSPAPTPPTPGRTPTPVCAPPRKATAPSKSPAPVPPRSQSSSSSRRSPTPASPGPSRSYSSGWRSSRDTSRVSPVSTPTSPPPSCPPSISPPPVSPPPTTTITIVDQKPSVVVSCQSAGSNRPFSVSPAPSSSTSNSSVSSGSMSSSSVSTTPSTSSSASPVPAISATPELAPPDTPTTDLEYDYEDEDGPFMRPRRGRLLSSAIFSWRSISGSRRGYTRSNTAPLEDTGADEDATQVQPVITSRSATQLPAHRPSPDIETPVSTQPSSSSPQPTTASQKTASPQSSVPDTQTKQPSTSPQPAQEHAETVFIKNPHKYRAPPPPQTPPNLPNVPNLQQKASPSPTANINGYIKSPTPWEKAFMNNKATSPPPTTSPTPAQEKTLANGYVNGVIKFDSKTMMNGHMSKEIEELIPCEFCKQVFSPDKFRSHQTMCEAALQPPPLRSTAPLEQPATSKGRTSAPARHNKGPAPSPPESFSKDDDAAGDIYEAQRIRRMERSQSVKDDRSSFSDSIRVSRRLERASSIKESRTFYGDNASVSRRWGSREVLHGNSKESSASLASGGWSGSTSNLFSSYAGGHSWTQHINSVRSDVRSLNAAANCASSSGPYYDNGGDSDNGGELDSEMCGVDRGRTRYNNTLLMEVRAALNKNTFSHVANESGTRYRERSSSRPRPASMYTSSGTWGSMFDLSSPTRSFNISDAFSSASLASKLPKKSSKKYPAPQPPSRPS